Proteins co-encoded in one Marmota flaviventris isolate mMarFla1 chromosome 9, mMarFla1.hap1, whole genome shotgun sequence genomic window:
- the LOC114098542 gene encoding olfactory receptor 52N1 yields the protein MSLLNVTSLTPASFILNGIPGLEEVHLWISFPLCAMYSIALTGNFGLMYLIYSEEALHRPMYIFLALLSFTDVLMCTSTLPNTLCILWFNLKEIDFKACLAQMFFVHTFTGMESGVLMLMALDRYVAICYPLRYATILTNVVIAKAGLLTFLRGVMLVIPFSFLTKRLPYCRGNIIPHTYCDHMSVAKISCGNVQVNAIYGLMVALLIGGFDILCITISYTMILRAVVSLSSADARQKAFSTCTAHICAIVITYVPAFFTFFTHRFGGHTIPPHIHIIMANLYLLMPPTMNPIVYGVKTKQIRDSVIRFLFKRKDTLSQNVK from the coding sequence ATGTCACTCCTAAATGTCACCAGCCTTACTCCAGCTTCATTCATTTTAAATGGCATCCCTGGTCTGGAAGAGGTGCATTTGTGGATCTCCTTCCCCCTGTGTGCCATGTACAGCATTGCCCTTACAGGGAACTTTGGCCTTATGTACCTCATCTACTCTGAAGAGGCCTTGCACAGACCTATGTACATCTTCTTAGCCCTTCTTTCCTTCACAGATGTGCTCATGTGCACCAGCACCCTTCCCAACACTCTCTGCATACTGTGGTTCAACCTCAAGGAGATTGATTTTAAGGCCTGCCTGGCCCAGATGTTCTTTGTGCACACCTTCACAGGAATGGAGTCTGGAGTGCTCATGCTCATGGCACTGGACCGCTACGTGGCCATCTGCTATCCCCTGCGCTATGCCACCATCCTCACCAATGTGGTGATTGCTAAAGCCGGGCTGCTCACTTTTCTTAGGGGCGTGATGCTTgttattcctttctctttcctcaccAAGCGCCTGCCATACTGCAGGGGCAATATCATCCCCCATACCTACTGTGACCACATGTCTGTCGCAAAGATCTCCTGTGGGAATGTCCAGGTCAATGCCATCTATGGTTTGATGGTTGCCCTTCTGATTGGGGGCTTTGACATCTTGTGCATCACAATCTCCTACACCATGATCCTTCGGGCGGTTGTGAGTCTGTCCTCAGCAGATGCTCGGCAGAAAGCCTTCAGCACCTGCACTGCCCACATCTGTGCCATCGTCATCACTTATGTCCCAGCCTTCTTCACCTTCTTCACACACCGCTTTGGGGGACACACCATTCCTCCCCACATACACATCATTATGGCTAATCTCTATCTACTCATGCCTCCCACCATGAACCCGATTGTGTATGGTGTGAAAACCAAGCAAATTCGAGACAGTGTCATTAGGTTCTTGTTTAAGCGAAAGGATACTTTGTCTCAGAACGTCAAATAG